The DNA sequence CCTTGTCTGGGCTGAAATGCGCCCTACATTACTCTTATTCTTCATCCGAACTGAACATATACGACCGATGATGGAACTTCAAACTGAACACAAGTCCGATTGCAAGCATATTTCCCATGAGCGAACTTCCTCCATAACTGATAAACGGTAGTGGTATTCCTGTAATTGGAAGTAATTGAATAGTCATGCCAATATTTTCGAAGACGTGAAACGTAATCATTGCAATGATTCCGGCACATATATACGTACTAAAAGGATCTTTCAATTCAAGCGTGATTATAGTCAAATAATAGATGAGGAAGAAATATAAACAAATAACGAAAGTTGATCCGATAAATCCCCATTCTTCCGCGATGGTTGTAAAAATAAAATCTGTATGACTCTCTGGCACATAAACTTCACGCCCTTTATAGCCTTTCCCAAACAATTCCCCAGAACCAATCGCATTGAGTGATGTAATGAGATGCATCCCTTCATTGGATGAATAGGAGTATGGATCAATCCATGAATAGATGCGTTCAAAATAATGGAGCTTAAAGCCTAGTTTAGTCTGAAGGAAATCTTGTTGATAGAGTACCGCCCATAACACTGTGGCCCCGAATGCTGATATCCCTGTAAATAATGGCAAAATGATTCGCCATGAAATGCCTGAAACAATGATTAGCGCCACTGTAATAGCTATAAATACAAGACTTGTCCCCAAATCGGTTTGCAACATGATAAAAAGTAATGGCACAAATAAAACGACAATGATTTTTGCAAGCAAGTAAAAATCGGTTTTCAACGTTTTCATGCTGAACTTTTCGTGATGTTTCGTAATTAAACGCGCCATACTGATGATAAAAAAAGTCTTCATGAATTCAGCCGGTTGAATACTCCCCACTTTGGGAAGATGAAACCAACTTTTTGCCCCATTTCTCTTTTCTACAAGCTCCATGTGATCAGGAAGAATAATTAAAAGAGCGAGTAGGAAGACCCCGCCACCGTAAATAAACCAAGCAATTTTTTTATATTGTTCCGGTTCCAGGTACATTGTCAACGCAATAATTATTATTCCAACGACGTACCACTTTAATTGTTCCAAGACATAGTTAACTGTATATTGTCCTGTTGTTTGAGCTGATGCAATCGCAAATAAGCTGATGAAGCAAAAAAGTAGCAAGAGAAATGCTAGTGTCCAGTCAAAACGATCTGCAGGTTTATCGTTCAATTATATTCATCCTTACTCAAAAGTTTCATTATTTTTCAATTGGAGTTAAAGAAGTACTGAGATTCGCAGTAAAGGAGTTTATTTAGAGGTACAAATAAGTAGATAGAAAGCTTTAAATTGATTTCAAACTATAATAAATGCAAACAAAATTAGAACCCTTTATTTTATATCCTTATTTTGTATATTAATATATATTATAACATATCTGTTTTTTATTTAATTACTTTTGCAATGAAATAGCTCCAATTTTTGTAAAATTATAAAAATTAATA is a window from the Sporosarcina sp. ANT_H38 genome containing:
- a CDS encoding FtsW/RodA/SpoVE family cell cycle protein, with product MNDKPADRFDWTLAFLLLLFCFISLFAIASAQTTGQYTVNYVLEQLKWYVVGIIIIALTMYLEPEQYKKIAWFIYGGGVFLLALLIILPDHMELVEKRNGAKSWFHLPKVGSIQPAEFMKTFFIISMARLITKHHEKFSMKTLKTDFYLLAKIIVVLFVPLLFIMLQTDLGTSLVFIAITVALIIVSGISWRIILPLFTGISAFGATVLWAVLYQQDFLQTKLGFKLHYFERIYSWIDPYSYSSNEGMHLITSLNAIGSGELFGKGYKGREVYVPESHTDFIFTTIAEEWGFIGSTFVICLYFFLIYYLTIITLELKDPFSTYICAGIIAMITFHVFENIGMTIQLLPITGIPLPFISYGGSSLMGNMLAIGLVFSLKFHHRSYMFSSDEE